In the Rhinatrema bivittatum chromosome 6, aRhiBiv1.1, whole genome shotgun sequence genome, one interval contains:
- the LOC115094326 gene encoding protein Wnt-11b-2-like has product MARGGAAAFSSAAAAFLCLWRLSAGIQWLGLPVGQAVAWNESQHCRLLLGLVPEQVQLCRRNLELMSSIVRAALETKASCQKSFADMRWNCSSIQQAPDFTPDILKGTRESAFVHALSAAAVGHSIARACASAELPTCSCGGVPDDASDASFRWGGCGDNLPYGLQMGSAFTDAPMKSRKAGMQASKLMNLHNNAVGRQALADSLETKCKCHGISGSCSVKTCWKGLQDLGSIARELKARYLGATKVILRHVGLRKQLVPKELDMRPVRDTELVYLASSPDYCSKNPKLGSQGTQDRQCQKSSMGSESCSLMCCGRGYNAYTQTLLERCHCKYHWCCYVTCKKCERTVEQYVCK; this is encoded by the exons ATGGCTCGGGGTGGTGCAGCCGCCTTCAGCTCCGCCGCCGCCGCCTTCCTCTGCCTCTGGCGGCTCTCAGCAGGGATTCAGTGGTT ggGTCTGCCGGTGGGCCAGGCAGTGGCCTGGAATGAGAGCCAGCACTGCCGGCTCCTGCTTGGGCTGGTGCCTGAGCAGGTCCAGCTCTGCAGGAGGAACTTGGAGCTGATGAGCAGCATTGTCCGAGCGGCCCTAGAAACCAAAGCCAGCTGCCAGAAGAGCTTCGCAGACATGCGCTGGAACTGCTCCTCCATCCAGCAGGCTCCTGACTTCACCCCTGATATCCTGAAAG GAACACGGGAATCTGCCTTTGTTCATGCCCTCTCTGCGGCAGCGGTCGGTCACTCCATCGCCAGGGCTTGCGCTTCAGCAGAGCTCCCCACGTGTTCCTGCGGGGGCGTCCCAGACGATGCCTCTGATGCCAGCTTCAGGTGGGGTGGGTGCGGTGACAACCTGCCCTATGGCCTGCAGATGGGCTCTGCCTTCACAGATGCTCCCATGAAGTCCAGGAAGGCAGGGATGCAGGCCAGCAAGCTGATGAATCTACACAACAACGCGGTGGGCAGACAG GCACTTGCCGACTCTCTGGAGACAAAGTGTAAGTGTCATGGCATTTCCGGCTCCTGCTCGGTGAAAACCTGCTGGAAGGGCCTGCAGGATTTGGGCAGCATTGCCCGGGAGTTGAaggccaggtacctgggagctaCCAAAGTGATCCTCCGCCACGTGGGTCTGAGGAAGCAGCTGGTACCCAAGGAGCTGGACATGCGTCCCGTGCGAGATACTGAGCTCGTGTACCTGGCCAGCTCGCCGGATTACTGCAGCAAGAACCCAAAACTGGGCTCTCAAGGGACCCAAGACAG gcAGTGCCAGAAGAGCTCCATGGGCAGTGAAAGCTGTAGCCTCATGTGCTGTGGGCGTGGCTACAACGCCTACACTCAGACCCTGCTTGAACGCTGTCATTGTAAATACCACTGGTGCTGTTATGTGACCTGCAAGAAGTGTGAGAGGACTGTGGAGCAATACGTCTGCAAATGA